The following nucleotide sequence is from Aspergillus luchuensis IFO 4308 DNA, chromosome 1, nearly complete sequence.
CTGACCAGACTAGTCCTAATACGGAAGCCAGCTATATCCCACCAGCATAGCATACCAGCATAACATACATTTCCAACAACATCATAATTCATATACATCTCACTATATACCTAACCGATCTGCGCATTGGAGAAATCCATCTCTACaaacacacacgcacaccaCATTAGCACAACCCACActcaagaaaagaaagaaaaggtagTAATACTAACCAGGATGTTCCTCCTGAAACTTCTTCAAAAtatccctcttcttctgctcatcACTCGTCAACCCacccatctccttctgccTCTGATCAtacatcatcttctcgaccATCGCCCTCGTCTCGCCATCCAACTCACTCAACGACGAATTCTCCGGCGTAATCTTCGTAACGTCGATCTTCGGCGCACTCGTCACAACATGCGCCCACCACTCCACCTTGTTCACCTTGTCCAGGTGGATCGAGATTTCCTTGCCGGGAGGCTGGGATGTCGATTCGAGGGTCCAGGAGCATTCGTCGGGGATGACGGGGTGGGGGAATTCGCCCTACAGATTTCATCAACAGTTTAGTATTGTCGTAATAGAGGTTGTAGAGTGGGATGTGTACGTCAATAAAAGCCTCCTGTCCCTTAATCGCAACGCGGATTTTCGTCTTCGTGAGAACAACATCCAAATCCCGACCGCGGATGTTCGATGCTACGGGGATCGTCACCTCCACGTCGCGGATCGTTTGGGTCCATTTGTAAGGCAGCTGGGCTTGTTCGGCAGCTTCGCGGGCTTTGCGGGCGgattcttcctcgtcgcggCGGGCGAGCTCggcgggggtggggggttgttCGTCGGCCATTTTGCTGTTGTAGTCGTAGTTGTGTTAGTGGAGAAAAGGCTATATTAGGGGGAAGTTGGGGTCATACTTGGTTGTGGAAAGATTTgtagagaagaaggttgttTGGAGAATTGGATGCAATTACAGATGGTGGGGACTGGCTGGATGGCTGGAAGCTTCCGCGTGCGGGGCAACATTCTACTGTGTTTCTTGTGTAGACATCATagcaactactagtagactaCAACAAACACTTAATAAATGTAGATAATGGTAGGATATGGTGGATATCGtatgttattattttattacatACAGTTCCTCCAGCAATGACCCACATATTCTCTTCTGTCCTCCTGGGACAACCGGACCCCTCAGCGCCCTGCGCATCAGGGCAACCCGAACAGTATCATTTGCTATGCACGCTGCTATATCTGCAGGCCCAGATAAAGAGTAACTCCGAAAAGAATCATCATTCCGCCCATCCTCGACGCCCATAGATCCCTGCCAGccatattttattttcattccGTACTGTCCGTCAATATCTCCTCGCCTAGATCCTCGGTTACGGGTCCAGGATACGTCGAGGCTTCTTCGATATGCTGCACCTCGCCGTGTTCCTCCCGCTCGATAACGTCGAAGAACTCGCCGGCAtactcggccatcttgttTGCCATTTTATTCGCCAGTTTGTCCTGCACGATTCCCTCCAGCAGACGCATGTCCTCTTTCCATTTGCGCTCCCGACGGGCCTTTTCTTCTGCCGGCCGGCGGCAGGTCCCGTCTCGTTCCCGCATCTTCAGGCAGTTCGGGCACAGGTAGTTGGCTTCGCAATAGGAGCAGTTGCACGGCGGGAAGGCGATGGTGCAGTCCTCGCATACGTACACCGAGCAGCTGGTGCACTCGCGGAGAACGCTGGCGCACCGCTGTCGCTGGTCACCGACTGCTCGATACTGCGGACAGAAAAAGGACTGACATCCTTGCCATCTGGGCTGGTCGGACGGCGAGTCGCAGTAGACCGATGACGGCGAGGATGAGCGTGAACGGTTGGAATTCGAGATGGACAGACTTCGCGAGCGGCGGTGAACCAAAGGCGTGGGCCGAGGATGGTCGAACGCGCTACTGCTCGCCTCGGGAAAGACCTCTTGGTTGTCCTCGGTAAAACTGCTCGTAGTCGAATCGAGAATCCGCTGCGTCCGATACGGCAGCTCGAACTCTGGCACGGAATTCGTGTAGGGCATCCGCGAAGACACAAACCCGCGAGAGCCGGTCTCGGCGTGGTTCTGGATcgccagcttctccagcgtCAGATCCCGGTATCCACAGATTCTCAAGCGGAGTCCTCGCAGATCATGCTCGATACACAGTGGCTTCGAGCAGCTCTTGCAGTGTACCTTCCACTGAGGCGTGTCATAGCAGTCCTGGCATAGGTTGCGCGGACAAGCGGCAGGCTGTCGGTCGGGCGGCCCAAGTAGCCATCGCATCATGGCGATGTGTCCGGTCTCCAGCGTATAGTCGGGCTTGCGAGGGTCTCCGTAGGCATCCCGCGGGAACGTCTTGCTCCATTCCTGCGCCGAGTACTCCAGGTCCTCCCATCCCTGTCCTCGCGGCAGGGGCACGGCTCGTACCTGGTCCACATCGCGGTTCGGTGTGCCGATACtgatgccgccgccgcccgagAAGATAGGCTCGGTGCAGCACCAATGAAACGTGAGGGCGGGATAGGAGGGAGCCGCGTTGTTGGCTACAGTAGTGTTTTCGGAATCTTCGACAGGGTCTTGCATAGAACATGGCGACATCGTAGCTCCAGGAGCCCACCAGAATGGACTGTCCTTAGATACCGATCGAGGCCGGCAGTGCAGATAAGGCCGTTCGTAAGCGCAGCTAGCACACAAAGTCTTTCGACATCCGACACAGTGCATCAATATACTGCATTGCTCGCATCGTTCAGGGATCAACTCGCAGCAGTTGTCGCAGCGGATATTCTCAACGAATTGTGTATGGCTCCGTCGCAAATGTGCCGGCAgcatcttcccctctccatgGTCTCCACTCTCTCCGGTCCCCAAAGCCTCACCGTAATAGCCGGTCTCACTGTGTTCCCACAGCTTCGCATCCCGCTGGACTGGACGATTCGCCTGGTCTACCGGACCGATCCAATTCTTCGACCTCCACAGCCGATCGAACACCACCCACACTTCTGCCGACCCCTGTGGAACACGCATAGACACGTAACCCCGTCTCCGAAAACATCTCCCCGCCGGAGTCGAGCACCACGCGGTATCTGTCCAAATGCCCAGCTTATGGCAGAGGTTGACCAGCTCATGTGTGGGTTCCGAGTCGGAGTCTTTTCGCGACAAGGAGGAAGTCAGATACGGCCGtcgtcgatgatgtcgacatcgATATGTGTAAAGACTTTTCAGTGCAAGATGCTTGGTATCCGGTGAACTCCCAATATTTTGCTCCATGTTGACATCATATTGGAGGCCAAACATCGTGAGGTACGGGATGATGTGGTATTTGAGCGACACGTTCTTGCAGCCTCGTACAGAGAGATGTTCCAAGGTCTCGCGCCGCGAATGTAGTACCGTCGACATCAAGATCTGCCCCGACACAGCTGTGTTATCTAACTCCAGACTGCGCAAGCACGGACTAAACGGAATCACCACGTTCATCAACAGCTGGTCGAGGGCATACGGGCGCGACTGGCGCGGCATGACGGTCTCGGAGGAGCCGGTGAAGACAACCCGGAGGGGCGGCGGGGTGCCAGAGGGGTAGAGGAGCCGAAAAGAGAGGTATTTCCATGCTGTCGGGTAAGAGCGGAGGAATGAGCGGAGGTAGCGGGAGGTATGGTAGAGGGCTAGGATGGCCTCGGTGGGAGTTTGCAAGAGGAGAGATTCGAGGATGGGGGCATTGGTAGTGACAACGAGTTCAAAGGTGGATAGCGGATGTCGGGCCGGAAGGACGGTGTGTTCGAGCGCGGAATCCACCaggtgttgctgctgttggtcTCCGCTGGGCTTGCCGGCCATGGCtgtagtggtagtaatagtagtaatagtagaagtagtCGACTCAGGGCCCGATCGATGATCGATAGCGGGCACTCCCGGATTATGAGATACGGATGGCATGACGATCCGAATCGGATGGCGGGACCCTTtacttcttcaacaacctttttttacttttgATTTCACTCCCCTGGAAGGAAGCTGGAGGTTAGAGTGACGCGAGATCGCGAGCACAGCGGAGAATGCGGGAGAGGGCCGCACATCATAAGGGAAGTAGGAAGGAGAGCATGCGCAAGGAGGGCGGACTATAC
It contains:
- a CDS encoding NudC domain-containing protein (COG:T;~EggNog:ENOG410PPHK;~InterPro:IPR008978,IPR007052,IPR037898;~PFAM:PF04969), translating into MADEQPPTPAELARRDEEESARKAREAAEQAQLPYKWTQTIRDVEVTIPVASNIRGRDLDVVLTKTKIRVAIKGQEAFIDGEFPHPVIPDECSWTLESTSQPPGKEISIHLDKVNKVEWWAHVVTSAPKIDVTKITPENSSLSELDGETRAMVEKMMYDQRQKEMGGLTSDEQKKRDILKKFQEEHPEMDFSNAQIG
- a CDS encoding uncharacterized protein (COG:S;~EggNog:ENOG410PPY3), producing MAGKPSGDQQQQHLVDSALEHTVLPARHPLSTFELVVTTNAPILESLLLQTPTEAILALYHTSRYLRSFLRSYPTAWKYLSFRLLYPSGTPPPLRVVFTGSSETVMPRQSRPYALDQLLMNVVIPFSPCLRSLELDNTAVSGQILMSTVLHSRRETLEHLSVRGCKNVSLKYHIIPYLTMFGLQYDVNMEQNIGSSPDTKHLALKSLYTYRCRHHRRRPYLTSSLSRKDSDSEPTHELVNLCHKLGIWTDTAWCSTPAGRCFRRRGYVSMRVPQGSAEVWVVFDRLWRSKNWIGPVDQANRPVQRDAKLWEHSETGYYGEALGTGESGDHGEGKMLPAHLRRSHTQFVENIRCDNCCELIPERCEQCSILMHCVGCRKTLCASCAYERPYLHCRPRSVSKDSPFWWAPGATMSPCSMQDPVEDSENTTVANNAAPSYPALTFHWCCTEPIFSGGGGISIGTPNRDVDQVRAVPLPRGQGWEDLEYSAQEWSKTFPRDAYGDPRKPDYTLETGHIAMMRWLLGPPDRQPAACPRNLCQDCYDTPQWKVHCKSCSKPLCIEHDLRGLRLRICGYRDLTLEKLAIQNHAETGSRGFVSSRMPYTNSVPEFELPYRTQRILDSTTSSFTEDNQEVFPEASSSAFDHPRPTPLVHRRSRSLSISNSNRSRSSSPSSVYCDSPSDQPRWQGCQSFFCPQYRAVGDQRQRCASVLRECTSCSVYVCEDCTIAFPPCNCSYCEANYLCPNCLKMRERDGTCRRPAEEKARRERKWKEDMRLLEGIVQDKLANKMANKMAEYAGEFFDVIEREEHGEVQHIEEASTYPGPVTEDLGEEILTDSTE